One window of Caldisericia bacterium genomic DNA carries:
- a CDS encoding stalk domain-containing protein gives MRKILAFILITLMALSFVPFRTTKTVSAQSAKNATMIVNALWSVTFNAPPTRSTVNSDLRPYSFLWYVTGYTPFLGTDVYLTVISDAAGSKLLDRYYAIVAIDGNNGLHLFLDPDTTFETPATTNNTRRYGPFPLGSTLSDWTIVVSGRNFVLNFLDNDYYDDLNEGDGLVLFEVLQASCCGNEVVYDIAVESDMEPAYWTENLPRNPIIAARLSKGTGTDILTPISQQLSWSVAQKVATTVFHNIKLTNREFLDLEIWFDDGYDNITADDYTLISHNTSDDYVPLTQGELWFGALGGNYGDLPNQGQVIRYTDVYGNTQYFLDDGDNIVEPGEFLLEPIEDELYFKVKKQIDIVDSTVWTGTPYVPIADVNVIDIDGDTSISAGDTVVANDTFYYETPLLYTGLTLRFGDFRGFDIPVLPGKMNLDVKVYETYPDGNVVDKLRVEETYTVVVSLPDDCTLPPGARVHVLAQVPGYYPVNLGNAPNPPFVEGYETVLPGGDFYLSASQKSYRFEVTPWRGSLAKTMKHDYPQFRISAYAEICGAIGPEDGTYGNIVVPFPADAYVQNDPDDDYLFVNGVFRNMYDCWFEKYYPIEPEVIVATGDRDCISYLDQRFPNFGIYLENIDNPIDVDDPSGPFNPAEEEYLYAYVNASGGGILWYALVKDANNNLYILQKGSSVDYLWLMDDTAGPLTNVYDWSPNNEILNSTPISVSPAMTFVDSTSAPLKNGIPDPGETVGTTGTTYTIVDYPLPVGIVNSMVMVPVKPPTKECDEIKFTVFTTTNYWNILYPLENTYVQENNLDTRDSYWYDYPTFPLNLDFQLIDYMTKEPVTVKTAKIYDINFAEFEIVDEGLRNSPFGNPYPPYGPAANQFPWVLRNLTMELRSYPGGQSNLPGSGWGYNWQGQPNTGPVGASNPSVLLPNGFNSRHAQFRNVFWKLGTEYYPLTNYTIRFILKDKYGYHLTPTKVVVEGIKASPDGQPVFMVGPYNGAYTYNTTPNLPKSYKYFNYWSVTSFGSIWYPELPGGYIVDEFEYEDGWVLEDVVLLQGIIPTGPGYIKVTAYYYDAEAGKTYSVTYKYCTSCMDTPENIPVHAVELVTDKNELEVDADNTLKVTAKVYPFDKDTTPYGETTITTKQPLANNVVMFLWQDRGILDPVRPELGTRYGVGDGWISGQTPKGGTRLNVANDLTNNPPVLSPVYNGFDFTGDGKISFKDYETEIVGTYDIATRSWNGGFISYTALTTNINQGEYVFNLISAFGAQLNEIGFDFDRNGILLDNEVIPVRLTSYVYGDDGINPRVANKYTGNIDDWEVYLAGQKELKVVGKKDYNVETKPCLTAGVVPEYNGSDPLTFVVTDADGNPVDLSKGVNGVTITDYSLIQNYLFRPNDGVNNWVRVLLNSTVDDNVWNSTIFAIRDFTGIASGVYKFLGFTANDKGKFLVQVYSPDRKHYGEVEVVVELPKVKWEIVNLEDPNGTVHEVPGDPDFVMTVGDLRFYKVTVTATDCNGNPIGGPGKPADICAPEIEGVYAGFLPYVAYTPHYFNLVATSYDEAGRVYSFYEPREPEFGYGFTKFDVFGDTVVDGVPNPPDEGWWTNNAIYNNDYNYDKWNWGQLFPDLSGTPEDECPVINLDDTIPLDENGQATFFVITTDIGALSGILGKNLYNDDDINGDGAFYLDWYANADTKVDINFLRFEVLDGETHLELSKDIFNPNYYDLTYGLENHLVVHALPADERDLPARPGVQVQLVGNVEVWAYGTLDENSMATLNFRPRGTGTKVAYLAVVNHYGDDFFWMKDMTWPWWADYTSPGEPLYWTYDDRAPDFTSEYVCGYPKEYYGTVKPYGHDLADARKLTRISPPVGNASWPLPYFDSAKGLGLSLKGDLVVGVETEVVVKVTEAGPNFPVAGASVTLYGAGVDLSGVTDADGVAKFMVKPTEAGEILVSASKDGYVPGKVVVVVGADTIAPELSVDKPISPTNKPTVTITGIATDNAGVPTVMVNGVEATVGADGKFSAEVTLKEGENEIVVVAKDKSGNKTEKVVKVVLDTIPPEVTVMVPPGPITTTKVKLTGYVEAGAKVVVNDKPATVTYDDWEVELTLNYGENLVTVVATDAVGNSKKVEVKVVVFRKTTLELQIGNPTPKVNGVYGDPLEAAPFIQNGRTMVPLRFIAEAFGANVEWIPETKGINITLQLKSAVHTIGLQVGNPTAIVDGQVVTLDVAPVIVNGRTFVPLRFVAEAFGAKVDWNSLYQTVTIEFLWYN, from the coding sequence ATGCGTAAAATTTTAGCATTTATTTTAATTACATTAATGGCCCTCTCCTTTGTCCCATTCAGAACGACAAAAACAGTTTCAGCACAATCTGCCAAAAATGCAACAATGATTGTAAATGCATTATGGAGTGTAACATTTAATGCTCCTCCAACTAGAAGCACTGTTAATTCAGATCTAAGACCTTATTCTTTCTTATGGTATGTTACTGGTTATACACCATTTTTAGGAACAGATGTTTATTTAACAGTTATTTCTGATGCAGCTGGATCAAAATTATTAGATCGATATTATGCAATAGTAGCTATTGATGGCAATAATGGTTTACACCTATTTCTTGATCCAGATACAACCTTTGAGACACCAGCGACAACAAATAATACAAGAAGATATGGACCATTTCCACTTGGAAGCACACTATCAGATTGGACAATTGTAGTTAGTGGAAGAAACTTTGTTTTAAACTTCTTAGATAATGATTATTATGATGATTTAAACGAAGGAGATGGACTTGTTTTATTTGAAGTTTTACAAGCATCATGCTGCGGTAATGAAGTAGTTTATGATATAGCAGTTGAATCTGATATGGAACCTGCCTACTGGACAGAAAATCTTCCAAGAAACCCAATTATTGCAGCAAGATTGTCAAAAGGAACAGGAACTGATATTTTAACTCCAATTTCTCAACAACTTTCATGGTCAGTTGCACAAAAAGTTGCAACCACAGTTTTCCATAATATAAAATTAACAAACAGAGAATTTCTTGACCTTGAAATTTGGTTTGATGACGGTTATGATAATATTACCGCAGATGATTATACATTAATTTCTCACAACACATCTGATGATTATGTACCATTAACACAAGGAGAACTATGGTTTGGTGCACTTGGTGGAAACTATGGTGATTTACCTAACCAAGGTCAAGTAATTAGATACACCGATGTTTATGGAAATACACAATATTTCTTAGATGATGGTGATAACATTGTTGAACCTGGCGAATTCCTTTTAGAACCTATTGAAGATGAACTTTATTTTAAAGTAAAAAAACAAATCGATATTGTAGATTCTACCGTATGGACAGGTACACCATATGTACCTATCGCAGATGTTAATGTAATTGATATCGATGGAGATACTTCTATTTCAGCAGGAGATACAGTGGTTGCAAATGATACTTTTTATTATGAAACTCCACTTTTATATACTGGATTAACATTAAGATTTGGTGATTTTAGAGGTTTTGATATACCAGTTCTACCAGGAAAAATGAATCTTGATGTTAAAGTTTATGAAACATACCCAGATGGAAATGTAGTTGATAAATTAAGAGTAGAAGAAACTTACACAGTGGTTGTTTCTTTGCCTGATGATTGCACATTACCACCTGGAGCAAGAGTACATGTTTTAGCACAGGTTCCAGGTTATTATCCAGTTAATTTAGGAAATGCTCCTAATCCACCATTTGTTGAAGGTTATGAAACAGTGCTTCCTGGTGGAGATTTCTATCTTAGTGCATCACAAAAGAGTTATAGATTTGAAGTTACACCATGGAGAGGTTCACTTGCAAAAACAATGAAACATGACTACCCACAATTTAGAATTTCAGCATATGCAGAAATTTGTGGAGCAATCGGTCCAGAAGATGGAACATATGGAAATATTGTTGTTCCATTCCCTGCAGATGCTTATGTTCAAAATGACCCTGATGACGATTATCTATTTGTAAATGGTGTATTTAGAAATATGTATGATTGCTGGTTTGAAAAGTATTATCCAATCGAACCAGAAGTAATTGTTGCAACTGGTGATAGAGATTGTATCTCTTATCTTGATCAAAGATTTCCAAACTTTGGAATCTATCTTGAAAATATTGATAACCCAATAGATGTTGATGATCCATCTGGACCATTCAATCCAGCAGAAGAAGAGTATCTTTACGCCTATGTAAATGCAAGTGGCGGTGGAATATTATGGTATGCTCTTGTAAAAGATGCAAATAATAATCTTTACATCTTACAGAAAGGCTCATCTGTTGATTATCTATGGCTAATGGATGACACTGCTGGACCTCTAACCAATGTTTATGATTGGAGTCCAAACAACGAAATTCTTAATAGTACACCAATTTCTGTTTCTCCAGCAATGACATTTGTTGATTCAACAAGTGCACCACTTAAGAACGGAATTCCAGATCCTGGAGAAACTGTTGGAACAACAGGAACAACATATACAATTGTTGACTATCCACTTCCAGTTGGAATAGTTAATAGTATGGTTATGGTTCCAGTCAAACCACCAACAAAAGAGTGCGATGAAATTAAATTTACAGTATTTACTACAACAAATTACTGGAATATTCTCTATCCACTTGAGAACACCTATGTTCAAGAAAATAATTTAGATACAAGAGATAGTTATTGGTATGATTATCCAACCTTCCCATTAAATCTTGACTTCCAATTAATTGATTACATGACAAAAGAGCCAGTGACTGTAAAAACAGCAAAAATTTATGATATCAACTTTGCAGAGTTTGAAATTGTAGATGAAGGCTTAAGAAATTCTCCATTTGGAAATCCATATCCTCCATATGGACCAGCAGCAAATCAATTCCCATGGGTATTAAGAAACTTAACAATGGAATTAAGATCTTATCCAGGTGGTCAATCTAACCTTCCAGGCTCAGGTTGGGGATATAACTGGCAAGGACAACCAAATACAGGACCAGTAGGTGCATCTAATCCATCTGTTCTTTTACCAAATGGATTTAATTCAAGACATGCACAATTTAGAAATGTATTCTGGAAACTTGGTACAGAATACTATCCATTAACAAATTATACAATAAGATTTATTCTAAAAGATAAATATGGATATCATTTAACACCAACAAAAGTAGTTGTGGAAGGAATCAAAGCAAGTCCAGATGGACAGCCAGTATTTATGGTTGGACCATATAATGGAGCATATACATATAATACAACTCCTAACCTACCAAAGTCATATAAATACTTTAATTATTGGAGTGTGACTTCATTTGGTTCAATTTGGTATCCAGAGTTACCAGGTGGTTATATTGTTGATGAGTTTGAGTATGAAGATGGTTGGGTATTAGAGGATGTTGTGTTATTACAAGGAATAATACCAACTGGCCCAGGATATATTAAAGTAACTGCTTATTATTATGACGCAGAAGCTGGAAAAACTTATTCAGTAACATATAAATATTGCACTTCTTGTATGGATACACCAGAAAATATTCCAGTTCATGCAGTTGAACTTGTAACAGATAAGAATGAACTTGAAGTTGATGCAGACAATACTCTTAAAGTAACAGCAAAAGTTTATCCATTTGACAAAGATACAACACCATATGGTGAAACAACAATCACAACAAAACAACCACTTGCAAACAATGTTGTTATGTTCTTGTGGCAAGATAGAGGAATTCTTGATCCAGTAAGACCAGAACTTGGAACAAGATATGGTGTAGGTGATGGATGGATTTCAGGACAAACACCAAAGGGTGGCACAAGACTTAATGTTGCAAATGATTTAACCAATAACCCACCTGTTTTAAGCCCTGTATACAATGGATTTGATTTTACAGGCGATGGAAAGATCTCATTTAAAGATTATGAAACTGAAATTGTTGGTACATATGACATTGCAACAAGATCTTGGAATGGCGGCTTTATAAGTTATACTGCACTAACAACAAACATTAACCAAGGTGAATACGTATTTAATTTGATTTCAGCTTTCGGAGCACAACTTAACGAAATTGGATTTGATTTTGATAGAAATGGAATCCTATTAGATAATGAAGTAATTCCAGTAAGATTAACTTCATATGTATATGGTGATGATGGTATCAATCCAAGAGTAGCAAACAAATATACTGGAAATATTGATGATTGGGAAGTCTATCTTGCAGGTCAAAAGGAGTTGAAGGTAGTTGGAAAGAAAGATTATAATGTTGAAACAAAGCCATGCTTAACTGCTGGAGTTGTTCCAGAATATAATGGAAGTGATCCATTAACATTTGTTGTAACAGACGCAGATGGGAATCCAGTTGATCTTTCTAAAGGAGTTAATGGCGTAACAATTACTGATTACTCATTAATTCAAAACTATCTCTTTAGACCAAATGATGGCGTGAATAACTGGGTAAGAGTATTACTAAATTCTACAGTTGATGATAATGTATGGAATTCAACAATTTTTGCAATTAGAGATTTCACAGGAATAGCATCTGGTGTCTATAAATTCCTTGGATTCACAGCAAATGATAAAGGAAAATTCCTTGTTCAAGTCTATTCACCAGATAGAAAGCACTATGGTGAAGTTGAAGTTGTAGTTGAACTTCCAAAAGTTAAATGGGAAATTGTAAACCTTGAAGATCCAAATGGAACAGTGCATGAAGTACCAGGAGATCCAGACTTTGTTATGACAGTTGGTGACTTAAGATTCTATAAAGTTACAGTTACTGCAACAGATTGCAATGGAAATCCAATAGGTGGGCCCGGTAAACCAGCTGATATTTGTGCACCAGAAATTGAAGGAGTATATGCTGGATTCTTACCATATGTTGCATATACACCTCATTACTTTAACCTTGTTGCAACAAGTTATGATGAGGCAGGAAGAGTATATAGTTTCTATGAACCAAGAGAGCCAGAATTTGGTTATGGATTCACAAAATTTGATGTATTTGGTGATACAGTAGTTGATGGTGTACCAAATCCACCAGATGAAGGTTGGTGGACAAACAATGCAATATACAACAATGATTACAACTATGATAAGTGGAATTGGGGTCAACTATTCCCAGATCTTTCTGGCACACCTGAGGACGAGTGTCCAGTAATAAATCTTGATGATACCATACCACTTGATGAAAATGGACAAGCAACATTCTTTGTAATTACAACAGATATTGGTGCTCTTTCTGGTATTCTTGGTAAGAATCTGTACAATGATGATGATATAAATGGCGATGGTGCATTCTATCTTGATTGGTATGCAAATGCTGACACCAAAGTTGATATTAACTTCTTGAGATTTGAAGTTCTTGATGGTGAGACACATCTTGAACTAAGTAAAGATATTTTCAATCCAAATTACTATGACTTGACATATGGACTTGAGAATCATCTTGTTGTACATGCATTACCTGCAGATGAAAGAGATCTACCAGCAAGACCAGGTGTTCAAGTACAACTTGTTGGAAATGTTGAAGTTTGGGCTTATGGTACACTTGATGAAAACTCTATGGCTACACTTAACTTTAGACCTCGTGGAACAGGAACAAAGGTTGCATACCTTGCTGTTGTAAATCACTATGGTGATGATTTCTTCTGGATGAAAGATATGACTTGGCCATGGTGGGCTGATTATACATCACCAGGTGAACCACTCTACTGGACATATGATGATAGAGCACCAGATTTCACATCAGAATATGTATGTGGATATCCAAAAGAATATTATGGCACTGTTAAACCATATGGTCATGACCTTGCAGATGCAAGAAAACTCACAAGAATTTCACCACCAGTTGGTAATGCAAGTTGGCCACTTCCATACTTTGACTCAGCAAAAGGTCTCGGCCTCTCACTTAAAGGTGACCTTGTAGTTGGAGTTGAGACAGAAGTAGTAGTAAAAGTAACTGAGGCTGGTCCAAACTTCCCAGTTGCAGGAGCAAGTGTTACACTTTATGGTGCTGGAGTTGATCTATCTGGTGTAACAGATGCAGATGGTGTTGCAAAATTCATGGTTAAACCAACAGAAGCAGGAGAAATTCTTGTTTCTGCATCAAAAGATGGATATGTTCCAGGAAAGGTTGTAGTTGTTGTTGGTGCTGATACAATTGCACCAGAACTTTCAGTTGATAAACCAATTTCCCCAACAAATAAACCAACAGTAACAATTACAGGAATCGCAACAGATAATGCTGGAGTTCCAACAGTTATGGTTAATGGAGTTGAGGCAACAGTTGGTGCTGATGGAAAATTCTCTGCTGAAGTTACACTTAAAGAGGGAGAGAACGAAATTGTTGTTGTTGCAAAAGATAAATCTGGAAACAAGACAGAAAAAGTAGTAAAAGTAGTTCTTGATACAATTCCACCAGAAGTAACAGTTATGGTTCCACCTGGACCAATCACCACAACAAAGGTTAAACTCACAGGTTACGTTGAAGCAGGAGCAAAAGTAGTTGTTAATGATAAACCAGCAACAGTAACATATGACGATTGGGAAGTTGAACTCACACTTAATTATGGCGAAAACTTGGTTACAGTTGTTGCAACAGATGCTGTTGGTAACTCTAAGAAAGTTGAAGTTAAAGTTGTTGTATTTAGAAAAACAACACTTGAACTTCAAATTGGTAATCCAACACCAAAAGTAAATGGTGTATATGGTGATCCACTTGAGGCAGCTCCATTCATCCAGAACGGAAGAACAATGGTTCCATTGAGATTTATCGCAGAAGCATTTGGCGCTAATGTTGAATGGATTCCAGAGACAAAGGGAATCAACATAACACTTCAACTTAAATCAGCAGTTCACACAATTGGTCTCCAAGTTGGCAACCCAACAGCAATTGTTGATGGACAAGTCGTAACACTTGATGTTGCTCCAGTAATTGTAAATGGAAGAACATTCGTTCCACTTAGATTTGTAGCAGAAGCATTTGGTGCCAAAGTTGACTGGAATTCCCTCTATCAAACAGTAACAATCGAATTCCTCTGGTATAACTAA